In the Populus trichocarpa isolate Nisqually-1 chromosome 1, P.trichocarpa_v4.1, whole genome shotgun sequence genome, one interval contains:
- the LOC7479327 gene encoding nuclear transcription factor Y subunit C-3 — MRQAGTYSGILSGGLSGKTGPHSLPLARIKKIMKKSGADVKMISGEAPIVFSKACELFIEDLTQRSWMMTMQGKRRTLHKVDVASAVIGTDIFDFLVNLVSNSSHSMDNSVEIETTCK, encoded by the coding sequence atgagGCAAGCTGGGACATACTCAGGAATACTTTCTGGTGGTTTATCGGGAAAAACTGGGCCTCACTCATTGCCTTTGGCAAGAATCAAGAAGATCATGAAGAAATCCGGTGCCGATGTGAAGATGATATCCGGCGAGGCACCGATTGTGTTCTCAAAAGCATGTGAGCTCTTCATTGAGGATCTAACACAAAGGTCTTGGATGATGACCATGCAAGGCAAGAGGAGGACACTTCACAAAGTGGATGTTGCCTCTGCTGTTATAGGAACAGATATCTTTGACTTTCTTGTCAACTTGGTGTCTAATTCCAGCCACTCCATGGATAATTCTGTGGAGATAGAAACAACTTGCAAATGA